A window from Megalops cyprinoides isolate fMegCyp1 chromosome 8, fMegCyp1.pri, whole genome shotgun sequence encodes these proteins:
- the plin1 gene encoding perilipin-1, whose product MAPEKTAPPSVQDGSAKDSVFLRLLNLPVVSSTCEVIERTYTNTKHTHPILCSVCGVYERGARTAGSLAVWSVQPAIMRLEPQIEAVNSLACRGLDRLEEKIPALQYPPEKLALGIAEAVTSTVQSAREGITGTIASTSDMALSLASNSYQLTRSAVSDSVDYVLSSKPVRLAEEGADTALTLTEHLVNYILPASEEEIEKDTAWAEETEAEPPGPAPGYRRLGVLVSTVCRRAYDQTSTQLQRAADQGQRLVMSVPGVTPLTGVAVRNLKMVGGVALGLQSSVLGLFGQVEEVSDKESRKKKEGELLKSGGVRGLVSSLGQQLQSTYMSVVSGAKNAPGATLGLARDSTSALLETLDSARTRLVETVAHYGLFPGLSSNKGESEDASREETEVNEPRPTPSEGSGQDQKPAPQGPALDRESGPPQISDETRLLQRKVLEQIPVQQRILLSGSRPTLSAQRDGKGEVVMRSHSSGYTRTAHKTSYTPAKKQ is encoded by the exons ATGGCACCAGAGAAAACAGCGCCCCCTAGTGTCCAGGACGGGAGTGCAAAG GACAGCGTGTTTTTGCGACTCCTGAACCTGCCGGTGGTGAGCTCCACCTGTGAGGTGATTGAGAGGACCTACACCaacaccaagcacacacacccgATCCTGTGCTCCGTCTGTGGGGTGTACGAGAGGGGGGCGAGGACCGCAGGCAGCCTGGCGGTGTGGAGCGTGCAGCCAGCCATCATGAGACTGGAGCCGCAGA TTGAAGCTGTCAACAGCCTTGCCTGCAGAGGGCTGGACCGCCTGGAGGAGAAGATACCAGCTCTGCAGTATCCCCCTGAGAAG CTGGCCTTGGGTATTGCTGAAGCAGTCACCTCCACTGTGCAGTCTGCCAGGGAGGGCATCACAGGCACCATAGCCAGCACCTCCGACATGGCCCTCAGCCTGGCCTCCAACAGCTACCAGCTGACCAGGAGCGCAGTGAGCGACAGCGTGGACTACGTGCTGAGCAGCAAACCCGTGCGTCTGGCCGAGGAGGGGGCGGACACCGCCCTCACCCTGACCGAGCACCTCGTCAACTACATCCTGCCTGCGTCTGAGGAGGAGATCG agaaGGACACAGCTTgggcagaggagacagaggcgGAGCCTCCAGGCCCCGCCCCTGGGTACCGCCGCCTCGGAGTCCTGGTGAGCACGGTGTGCCGGCGTGCATATGATCAGACCAGCACTCAGCTCCAACGCGCCGCGGATCAAGGCCAGAGACTCGTCATGAGCGTTCCCGGTGTGACTCCGCTG ACCGGTGTCGCAGTGAGGAACCTGAAGATGGTGGGTGGTGTGGCCCTGGGTCTGCAGAGCTCGGTTCTGGGGCTCTTTGGGCAGGTGGAAGAGGTGTCAGACAAGGAGAGTCGCaagaagaaggagggagagctgCTGAAG AGCGGTGGTGTGCGGGGGCTGGTCAGCAGTCTGGGACAACAGCTGCAGAGCACCTACATGTCGGTGGTGTCTGGGGCGAAGAATGCCCCCGGGGCCACGCTGGGCCTGGCTCGCGACAGCACCAGCGCCCTGCTGGAGACCCTGGACAGCGCCCGAACGCGGCTGGTGGAGACCGTCGCTCATTATGGGCTG TTCCCAGGGCTGTCCTCTAACAAGGGAGAGTCTGAAGACGCCAGCCGTGAGGAGACGGAGGTGAATGAGCCCCGCCCAACCCCGTCCGAGGGGAGTGGGCAGGACCAGAAGCCAGCCCCCCAGGGTCCAGCTCTGGACAGAGAGTCTGGACCGCCCCAGATCTCAGACGAGACCCGGCTGCTGCAGCGGAAGGTTCTGGAGCAGATCCCAGTCCAGCAGAGGATCCTGCTCAGCGGCTCCCGGCCGACCCTCTCCGCCCAGCGCGACGGGAAAGGCGAGGTCGTCATGAGGTCCCACAGTTCTGGTTACACCCGCACGGCACACAAAACCTCCTACACCCCTGCCAAAAAACAATGA